GCAATAGTTGTAAAACTTATATTAGGAAAATTTCTTGTAAACCATCTATCAACTCTTATCCCATCATCTTCCTGTTTTATCTTAATATGATTTATCTTTATTGCCATTTGTTATGTTACCTTTTAAATTAGAACTAAATACTTGTTATTTATACAATGAATAATATCTTAAAAAAGATTGCCGAAGAAGTGAACAATATACCAGACGTTATTATAAAAGGCAAAGTTTCCGGTATAAAAGGGCTAATTATTTCCGTTCGGGGCTTAAGGAAGTTTGCGAGCATCGGCTCAAGATGTGAGATTTTCTCAAACGGGGGTAAAATAACTTCTGCTGAGGTGGTCGCAATTAATGCTCATGAAATACTGCTTATGCCTTTTGATGATGTAACGGGAATCAGCGCTAATGACGATGTTGTCTTAAAAGCTGCCGAACAATCGGTTTATCCGAGCCTGGAATGGCTGGGAAGAGTAGTGAATGCTTTCGGTGAGCCAATTGATGATAAAGGAGCATTAAAAAAAGGAACTACTCCTTATTTTCTAAAAAGATCCCCTCCTCCTTCGCAGTCAAGAACAAGGGTCGGCGAGAAAATGAATGTAGGAATTAGGGCAATAAATACTTTTTTAAGCTTGTGCAGAGGGCAGAGAATGGGAGTATTTGCAGGTTCGGGGGTAGGTAAATCCATGATGATCGCAATGCTTGCCAAGTATGCTGAAACTGATGTTAAGGTTATCGGGCTAATCGGGGAAAGGGGTAGAGAAGTTCAGGAATTCATTGAAGATTATTTAGGCGAAGAAGGGCTTGCACGCTCGATCGTAGTAGTTGCAACATCTGATGAATCTGCACTACTTAGAAGGCAAGCTGCAAATCTTACACTTTCCTTATGCGAATATTTTAGTGACCAAGGGAAGGAAGTGTTATGCATGATGGATAGTGTCACCCGCTATGCCATGGCATTAAGGGAGATAGGCCTTTCCGTCGGTGAGCCCCCGACCGCTAAAGGTTATACGCCGGGAGTGTTTGCCGAGCTTCCGAGATTACTTGAAAGGGCCGGGCCTATGCTTAAGGGGAAGGGAGCAATAACTGCGCTATTTAGCGTGCTGGTTGAAGGAGATGACCACAATGAGCCGGTCGCCGATGCGGTAAGGGGGATTATAGACGGGCATATTGTGCTTGACAGAAACATCGCTGCCAGGCGATATCCGGCAATTGATATTCTAAAAAGCGTTTCCAGGATGATCCCGAAATGTAACAATGAATATGAAAACAAATTAATCAGTAAATCGAGAGGGCTTATTTCAACATTTGAGGAAATGGCGGATATGATTAGAATCGGTGCTTATAAAAAGGGGGCCGATCCTTTGGTGGATGAAGCAATTAAATATCGGGAAGGACTGGAAAATTTTTTGAATCAAGCTTATAATGAGCATGACGATCTAGAATCATCTTATCTGAAACTAGCCGGAGCAATTGATTTCAAACCTAATGCATAAAATTTTATTTATTATATTAGTTATATTTTGCAGCAACTTTGCCTCAGCATTTGAAGCAATTTTAGTCGACCCACGACAAGAAATGAGAGCAAAAAGTTTGTTTACTCTAATCCGCTGTACTCAATGCAAAGGGCAGTCGATTAAGGATTCTAATGCAAAGATTGCACTTATAATCAGGCAAAACGTACGTAAACAAATAGAAGATGGAAAAACCGACGCGGAAATATTAGAGTTTCTTGAAGCCAGATATGGTGAAGAGATAAATATGAACCCGAAGATTAATAAAAAAAATATTATATTATGGGTTCTTCCTTTATTAATGCTTTTAATTGGGGGATATCTGACTTTAAGGAAAGCTAAGATTTTGGGTGTTTAGTCCCGTATATAAATAATATATCTGATAGGAAAGATATAAACCTTTACTTACAAAGTTAGAACATTTAAAAACCTTAAAAATTAACTTTAAAAAATAGTAATTATAAATACGTTATAATAGTTTAATATAACTCACTCAGTTTCTATTTATAAATTTTTCAGAAATGAATAAATTTATAAATATTATTCACTATCTTCTTGTGTATTCTGAACATAACTATTTTCTTTTTTAATCGCTCTGATAATCTCCAAATACTCTTCCCCTGAAAGGTAATCAGCTTCGTATCCGTAATCTTTTTCATCATCAGTTGTAGAAATTAAAATATATTCCTCGTTACTGACCTGTATTTCTTTTTCTTTCTTACTCATTTTAAATCCTATATAATATATTATTTATTTATTGAATTATTTAGCATTTTATTCTCTTTTTTTTCATTTACAAGTTTAATTTTAAAAGTATCTTTTTCTTCATTATGCTTCAATTTCCATTTTTCATCTATCTCAGCTGCTTTGTTATAAAGAAAATATCCTGAAATCCCCGCAATTAATGCGGAAGCTCCTAATACAATGCCGTATGCTAAAGGATCATAGCTTACCGCACTTGTTAAAGAGGTGGTAGCATTTCCCATAACTTGCGCTGAAGAGCCTGCTAACATCGCGATAGGAGATATGACGGCACCCAATAAGGTTAATGCATTACCGGAAGGCATGCTTGAATAGCCATTAACTAAAGGAGGGACTTGAGAATGCAATTTATGCTGTAAAATAAGCGGTATTATAGGTTCGTTATAATTTTCCGTAATATTATGATTCCTCAACGACTCTATTTCAAATGCTTGCTCTGATAATTTTAATATATTTTCTATTTGCGCTTCGGCATGTCGAGATTCTTTATTTACAGCTTTTATAAATACCTCATCATGCAATGCCTGCTTTAACTCTTGCTTTTCACTACCGTAAACTATTCCTTCCTGTAGTCTTAAAACCGATTTACCTTGATATTGCACCTCTACTTGCAGACCATGATTTGACAGATAAGTTTCTAAAAATTCATTAGATAATGCTTTCTCGCCTTCCGGCCAAATATTCCTTATTTCCTGAGCATTAGCATTCAAATACTTTCTTCCGTGAAAAGTACAGGCGCTTGAAAGGTCATGTACGATTATTTCGCCTGTTTTTAGGTTTCCGCTCTTAACTAATTTCGGCCTTGCCCCAAGCGGTACATCGGTATCATATAACTCAAACTCTATGTCTTGCCCAATATTTCCGGCAATTATATTTTGTAAATTTCCCGGCGCTTCCTTGTGGGATTCTAAAATAAAACTTGTCGGTACGAATCTTCCTGTTCTCTTTCCTCTTTCATCAGCACGTTTAATTGATATCTCAGGTTCAAGTGAAACCATTTTAATATGAACCCGGCCACCATCCGCTGTTCCCAAATCAATTTTTTCTTGAGAAGGAGCAACCCCGTCAAACAGTATGTGGGGCGCTTGCCCGGTTTGCACCCTATCGCGTTGCGTCTTAATTATTTTGTAAGTAACCAATCTGGCTTCGTCATGATTCAACTGGGCATGTTTCCATACTTCAGTTCCCAATCGGCTGTTTTCCGATAACAATGAACGGTAATTATCCGTATTCAACTTTATTACGTCATTCCAAGTAACTCCCAAATTACCAGCTTGCTCGATCATCAAACTTTCCGCTGTTCCCTTGCCGCATGCCGGGGCGCCGGCTAACATAAAGGTGTGGCGTTCACTGCCTGAATGCATACTAATAGGTCTTACTACAATAATGTTCTCTTCGCCTTCCTTTTTTTGACTTTCAGGAAGCTTAAATGCCGCTTTCTCTTTTATTATGTCTTGTACAACCTCATTAACGGTAACTTCAATTATATTCTCCAGAATTTCTTTTTTTATAGCATCTTTAGCAATCTTCTCTATAATTGTTTTTCTTGTTTCGCCTAAGTTAAACTCTCCAAGCTTATATTTACCGGATGCAATTCTTTTATCTACTAAGGTTTTTATTTCTTCCACTTTAGTCGCTATAGGATTAAGGCTAGAAAAGGGCTCCTTGTATGGAGGTCGGTCTAAGGTTGCTATAGCAGCTCCTACTTCTTTATCAACATAATTAGTAATGAGAGGAAGCTGTTTTTCAATAAATATATTTAACTTAGGTATAACTTTATTGTTGTATATTTGTTTAACTAGAGGATGAAAATCGCGTTCGTCTCCTATTTGAATATTGCTAACTACAGAAGCGATAGTATTCTGGAAGGCTATTCTATTAGGGGTAAAATTAATTATATCAATGACGTTTTTTACTCCTGTTGCAGCCACAATTTCAGCAATTTCCAATTCATCCCTTTCGGAGTGATCAATAATAGTAAACCTAGCCGGATCACAAACCCCGTTTTCATCCCGAAGGGCAGCTAAATACTCATCTACTCTTATAGTTGTTTTCATGGTGGATCCCTTATTCTTTATATCCCCTTTTATTTCATAATAATTTCAAAGTATTAATAATTAGTTAATAAATAACAGTTCTTATAAAATTATATGTTATATAAGCAATTAATTACTATAAAGCATGTATTAATGATCAAGTGAAACAAGAAGCCGATATTTTATGTTTAGTATAAAAACTTTCGTTATTTTTATTTCCGATAAATTATCTTCAAATGAAATCTAAAACATTCTACTAAGAGTAACCACTGATGATATCCAAATTACGACCACTATTAAAAATATAAAAAAGATATAAGGTGAGATGCTCACTAAAGTTGCACCTGCTATAAAAGATAACATACTCCACTGAATAAAAGCTCCTAAAGCTTTCCCTCCCTTCTCACCCAGCACATCAGCAACACTCTTACCTTTACTTTTTAATTCATCATCAAGCGGGATATAGAGCATTTCTTTTGTTGGCTCAAAGAAAGAATACTTACTTGCTTTAACTACTATATTTTGTATAGCTCCTGCGATCACACAAAGAAAAAGTATATTATGACCTCCCCATCCTTGAGAAATAGAGCCTTTAAATACAATTAATGTAAAAAACAAACTACCGATAATTAGCATAGTAATAGGTGTAACCAGTGCCCCGGCCCGCCAACTCAATTTTCTTAAGACAATAGAACTGCATAATATAAAAAATATACTGCTACAGCTCATGGCCACCTGAATTTTAGCTATAAAATTGCAATAATCCAATGAATGAGGATATAAAAGACCTAAGTGTTTTTTCCATACTCCCTCAACTAAATTAATCGAAACTCCATAGCACATGACGATCACGGTTATCAGCATAATATACTTTGAAGACAGGATCGCTCGAAAACTCTCAATCAATCCCGGCTTAGCTGAATATATTGGTCTCATAGTTTGCTCTGAGCTAATATATTTCTTAAGAAAATAAACACTTAGGCTAATTATAAGTCCTGCAATAAATATGGTGATGC
This genomic window from Candidatus Jidaibacter acanthamoeba contains:
- the fliI gene encoding flagellar protein export ATPase FliI gives rise to the protein MNNILKKIAEEVNNIPDVIIKGKVSGIKGLIISVRGLRKFASIGSRCEIFSNGGKITSAEVVAINAHEILLMPFDDVTGISANDDVVLKAAEQSVYPSLEWLGRVVNAFGEPIDDKGALKKGTTPYFLKRSPPPSQSRTRVGEKMNVGIRAINTFLSLCRGQRMGVFAGSGVGKSMMIAMLAKYAETDVKVIGLIGERGREVQEFIEDYLGEEGLARSIVVVATSDESALLRRQAANLTLSLCEYFSDQGKEVLCMMDSVTRYAMALREIGLSVGEPPTAKGYTPGVFAELPRLLERAGPMLKGKGAITALFSVLVEGDDHNEPVADAVRGIIDGHIVLDRNIAARRYPAIDILKSVSRMIPKCNNEYENKLISKSRGLISTFEEMADMIRIGAYKKGADPLVDEAIKYREGLENFLNQAYNEHDDLESSYLKLAGAIDFKPNA
- a CDS encoding cytochrome c-type biogenesis protein, whose product is MHKILFIILVIFCSNFASAFEAILVDPRQEMRAKSLFTLIRCTQCKGQSIKDSNAKIALIIRQNVRKQIEDGKTDAEILEFLEARYGEEINMNPKINKKNIILWVLPLLMLLIGGYLTLRKAKILGV
- a CDS encoding zeta toxin family protein; this encodes MKTTIRVDEYLAALRDENGVCDPARFTIIDHSERDELEIAEIVAATGVKNVIDIINFTPNRIAFQNTIASVVSNIQIGDERDFHPLVKQIYNNKVIPKLNIFIEKQLPLITNYVDKEVGAAIATLDRPPYKEPFSSLNPIATKVEEIKTLVDKRIASGKYKLGEFNLGETRKTIIEKIAKDAIKKEILENIIEVTVNEVVQDIIKEKAAFKLPESQKKEGEENIIVVRPISMHSGSERHTFMLAGAPACGKGTAESLMIEQAGNLGVTWNDVIKLNTDNYRSLLSENSRLGTEVWKHAQLNHDEARLVTYKIIKTQRDRVQTGQAPHILFDGVAPSQEKIDLGTADGGRVHIKMVSLEPEISIKRADERGKRTGRFVPTSFILESHKEAPGNLQNIIAGNIGQDIEFELYDTDVPLGARPKLVKSGNLKTGEIIVHDLSSACTFHGRKYLNANAQEIRNIWPEGEKALSNEFLETYLSNHGLQVEVQYQGKSVLRLQEGIVYGSEKQELKQALHDEVFIKAVNKESRHAEAQIENILKLSEQAFEIESLRNHNITENYNEPIIPLILQHKLHSQVPPLVNGYSSMPSGNALTLLGAVISPIAMLAGSSAQVMGNATTSLTSAVSYDPLAYGIVLGASALIAGISGYFLYNKAAEIDEKWKLKHNEEKDTFKIKLVNEKKENKMLNNSINK
- a CDS encoding Npt1/Npt2 family nucleotide transporter, with protein sequence MAKLIFSSLNIACTIYVLSILKGTKDTIIITELGAELISAVKLYGVLPAAVIFTLFYTKLSNLLTQIQIYHLLNGCFISYFLGFCFFLYPNTSLIHFDFSEVILRYPFFKYQLLMFANWSYSLFYILSEMWGGVMLPLMFWQIANRIYSMEEAKKYYPLLALIGEVGSVLSGVTLSILTRHKTSVSWEISLKYICITIFIAGLIISLSVYFLKKYISSEQTMRPIYSAKPGLIESFRAILSSKYIMLITVIVMCYGVSINLVEGVWKKHLGLLYPHSLDYCNFIAKIQVAMSCSSIFFILCSSIVLRKLSWRAGALVTPITMLIIGSLFFTLIVFKGSISQGWGGHNILFLCVIAGAIQNIVVKASKYSFFEPTKEMLYIPLDDELKSKGKSVADVLGEKGGKALGAFIQWSMLSFIAGATLVSISPYIFFIFLIVVVIWISSVVTLSRMF